A region of the Papaver somniferum cultivar HN1 unplaced genomic scaffold, ASM357369v1 unplaced-scaffold_17627, whole genome shotgun sequence genome:
AGCAACCATATAAACAGAAACTTAACCCAAGAAAGAAACTAAACCTGATCAAACATGTATGGATTAGTAATGCAATTCAGCTTCCGCCGCTCTACTTTCAAACTGATATCAAACGCTCTAGTATCAGGTAAGTTCCATTTGTTCAGCTCACCATCTTCAATGTACTTAAGTAGTGTTTCAATACGGTCCTTATCTTCATTTCTAACAAGTGTACAGACAGTACAGTTTGTATCCAATAGTTTGTTCGAGAAGTAATTATAAACAGCTTCGGAACTACTCTCATGTACATTGATATTCAACTCTAAGTTATCTGGACATTCCTCATTGGAGGGAACCTTGGACATTGTCAATTTACTGTGGTCGAACACTATAACCCTAATTCAAACATAAAATCATCATTTAAGTAC
Encoded here:
- the LOC113337735 gene encoding uncharacterized protein LOC113337735 → VEDLNIGETVDTCYLLDFVGPKGFTVELSKVFNRVIVFDHSKLTMSKVPSNEECPDNLELNINVHESSSEAVYNYFSNKLLDTNCTVCTLVRNEDKDRIETLLKYIEDGELNKWNLPDTRAFDISLKVERRKLNCITNPYMFDQV